A window from Solanum stenotomum isolate F172 chromosome 7, ASM1918654v1, whole genome shotgun sequence encodes these proteins:
- the LOC125869865 gene encoding uncharacterized protein LOC125869865 — protein MGYQKEKHGFETVEVSHSCRAIMTSNVVVKKVDLGTFTIPCTIGIFQFAKALCDLGASINLMTYAIFKQLGLGEPKSTTMRLLMADRSIKHSIGILYDILVKINRFIFPIDFVILDCKIDVVTPLIRERGHIMLRTSRAYARRNVRENEEQKAPPQALQVSVNPLAEQVEEDPQELIDDVYMVLMITGVMLVEKAELAAYQFKGVAQVWVRDVDSKTPTLESVPIVNEFPKVFPDDLPGIPPEREIDFDIDLFPDTQPISIPHYRMAPAKFKELKE, from the exons ATGGGTTACCAAAAAGAGAAGCATGGATTTGAAACGGTTGAGGTGTCCCATAGTTGTAGGGCCATTATGACAAGCAATGTGGTTGTTAAGAAAGTTGATCTGGGGACATTTACTATTCCATGTACTATTGGGATATTTCAATTTGCCAAAGCATTGTGTGACTTGGGGGCAAGTATCAATTTGATGACATATGCCATTTTCAAACAGCTTGGGCTAGGTGAGCCTAAGTCAACAACGATGCGTCTACTCATGGCCGACCGATCTATCAAGCATTCTATTGGCATTCTTTATgatattttggtaaaaataaatAGGTTCATATTTCCTATCGACTTTGTTATTCTTGATTGCAAGATTGACGTTGTAACACCTCTGATTCGAGAGAGAGGGCATATCATGTTAAGAACCTCCAG agcttatgctagaaggaatgtgagggagaatgAGGAACAAAAAGCTCCTCCCCAAGCCCTTCAAGTTTCGGTCAATCCTTTGGCTGAGCAG gttgaggaagatcctcaagagctTATTGATGATGTCTATATGGTTTTGATGATCACGGGAGTGATGCTAGTGGAAAAGGCAGAGTTGGCCGCTTATCAATTTAAAGGTGTTGCTCAAGTGTG ggtgagAGATGTAGATTctaaaacccctactcttgagtcagtccccattgttaatgagtttccgaAAGTGTTCCCCGATGATTTACCTGGTATTCCTCCCGAgcgagaaatagacttcgatattGACCTTTtcccagatacgcaacctatttctattcctcatTACCGTATGGCTCCGGCAAAatttaaggagttgaaagagtaa